A section of the Methanococcus vannielii SB genome encodes:
- a CDS encoding DUF4013 domain-containing protein yields MDFKPAFRFPLSDDNAFKKMIIGSILSIIPVLNLISLGYAIETLENILNSKDELPNWDFLGRKFIKGLFTMVIYFIYMLIPFMIIFFLGGSSIYAIFSGIESLFMGGIFGFLFTVLLVLFTTLIIGFIVPMAILNYTASGEFFSAFHFFEIINKISLKVSDYILMYLLLILLSIGLRFIAIIPIIGLIIIMVMNFYFSLVFAYILGKIYLK; encoded by the coding sequence ATGGATTTTAAACCGGCATTTCGTTTTCCACTTTCAGATGATAATGCATTCAAAAAAATGATAATTGGTTCTATTTTATCAATAATTCCTGTTTTAAATTTGATTTCACTAGGGTATGCAATAGAAACACTTGAAAATATTTTAAATTCCAAAGATGAATTACCTAATTGGGATTTTTTAGGGCGTAAATTTATAAAAGGACTATTTACTATGGTAATATATTTTATATATATGTTAATTCCATTCATGATAATATTTTTTCTAGGGGGTTCTTCAATATATGCAATTTTTAGCGGTATTGAATCATTATTTATGGGCGGAATTTTTGGATTTTTATTTACTGTTCTTTTAGTATTATTTACTACGTTAATTATTGGATTTATCGTTCCAATGGCAATTTTAAATTACACTGCAAGCGGGGAATTTTTTTCGGCATTCCATTTTTTTGAAATCATAAATAAAATAAGTCTTAAGGTATCCGACTATATTTTAATGTATCTTTTACTAATTTTACTCAGTATTGGTCTTAGGTTTATTGCAATAATTCCTATAATTGGTTTAATTATAATAATGGTAATGAATTTTTACTTTTCACTTGTTTTTGCATATATATTGGGTAAAATATATTTAAAATAG
- a CDS encoding DeoR family transcriptional regulator, with protein MEIIYNKPGLYDTKDIWIQPVSRGSVLESNEVGSCTIIKDKGILESTKLKETPVLRILASPSLKKTIFNIAYVLKDKMTFFKNSKPKYMENIFKYLNKVYFDKGVNNYYKSYKAWYRVIGDLFENINVWNFKKVTGKLITILKAFNPVIVFDLHNISKWNHIKTFQRFIKWLNNEGLSIVLRCPFESVNYLKKIFEDAKTNNIAAVMHYAKKRGYLISESVSKEILKLSSGNLKIINIILSKSKRILKNLRDLKISWKHVLIEVIPKKYKKIMETITHLKKFNIKEIVEFLDYSHSTVYNYLNELVNLNVIKKRRVKKNILFKINIDKESLLNSCNYIKDPKNIFFEVNKLSKIDYKVETFNEFLVFG; from the coding sequence ATGGAAATCATATATAATAAGCCAGGACTTTATGATACAAAAGATATATGGATTCAACCAGTTAGCAGGGGCTCTGTTTTAGAATCTAATGAAGTAGGAAGTTGTACCATTATTAAAGATAAGGGAATTTTAGAAAGTACTAAGTTAAAAGAAACTCCTGTATTAAGAATACTTGCAAGCCCCTCTTTAAAAAAAACTATTTTCAATATAGCTTATGTTTTAAAAGATAAAATGACCTTTTTTAAGAATTCAAAGCCCAAATATATGGAAAATATATTTAAATATCTAAACAAAGTCTATTTTGATAAAGGAGTTAATAATTACTATAAAAGCTATAAAGCATGGTATAGGGTAATTGGAGACCTTTTTGAAAATATTAATGTTTGGAATTTTAAAAAAGTAACTGGTAAATTAATAACCATTTTAAAAGCATTTAATCCAGTTATAGTATTTGATTTACACAACATTTCAAAATGGAACCATATAAAAACCTTTCAAAGGTTTATAAAATGGTTAAATAATGAAGGTTTAAGTATTGTTTTAAGATGCCCATTTGAATCAGTTAACTATTTGAAAAAAATTTTTGAAGATGCAAAAACGAATAATATTGCGGCAGTAATGCATTATGCCAAAAAAAGAGGGTATTTAATATCAGAAAGTGTATCTAAAGAAATATTAAAATTAAGTTCTGGAAATTTAAAAATTATAAATATTATACTCTCAAAATCAAAAAGGATACTAAAAAATTTAAGAGACCTTAAAATATCATGGAAACACGTTCTTATTGAAGTTATCCCTAAAAAATACAAGAAAATAATGGAAACAATTACGCACTTAAAAAAATTTAACATTAAGGAAATAGTTGAATTTTTAGATTATAGTCATTCGACAGTATATAATTATCTAAACGAACTTGTCAATTTGAATGTTATAAAAAAAAGAAGGGTTAAAAAAAATATACTGTTTAAAATTAATATAGATAAAGAAAGTTTACTAAATTCCTGTAATTATATTAAAGACCCTAAAAATATCTTTTTTGAGGTAAATAAATTATCAAAAATAGATTATAAAGTTGAAACGTTTAATGAGTTTCTAGTTTTCGGGTAA
- a CDS encoding AAA family ATPase produces the protein MEIGLLDINGTLPCFEGFGSIPTKIINEKNISEIKDLEIIIIPGGSIIESKSLGNQLKKEILNFNEYIIGICSGFQVLSEKIDIGRKSQNPIIKEGLGLLNVNFSPLVCTDLVTFKLENDCIFGKTNENGSGFHCHTYGNIEITNNSTKKLTSSKIEKLNYKMVQKQDILSGVFKNKVFGTMIHNFLDNETVINNIKNSLKITDEEMNEIFKKNKVLKEKLKSNSKISKNFESIQNNSKKGLILLATGSESGKTFLSTSIVSKVKGKTFVSKIGPDVRDIVPSLYLLREPMLKYSSIKISDRGWCPPEEFLKFVRTSDYDNYIIEGVMGAFTGALNKKNYSGAEISSLLGFPVYIVSSCSKSGIEGAFVESIAYYSLLKDMGVNISGVILNKVYNMDLFEKIEKISSTLGIKVIPVRKSVLNADKRGLIPEVEIDYEEFSNVVMGLEFDIDIPDLNINCENIKNHENENFEEYLKAWVKKIEGI, from the coding sequence ATGGAGATAGGATTATTGGATATAAATGGAACACTCCCTTGTTTTGAAGGTTTTGGATCAATCCCTACAAAAATTATTAATGAAAAGAATATTTCTGAAATAAAAGATTTAGAAATAATTATAATTCCAGGCGGAAGTATTATAGAAAGTAAATCATTAGGTAATCAATTGAAAAAAGAAATTTTAAATTTTAACGAGTATATTATTGGAATTTGTAGTGGATTTCAAGTCCTTTCTGAAAAAATAGATATCGGGAGAAAAAGTCAAAATCCGATTATAAAGGAAGGTTTAGGATTATTAAATGTTAACTTTTCACCATTGGTATGTACGGATTTAGTTACATTTAAGTTAGAAAATGACTGTATTTTTGGAAAAACGAATGAAAATGGAAGCGGTTTTCACTGCCATACTTATGGAAACATTGAAATTACAAATAATAGTACCAAAAAATTAACATCTTCTAAAATTGAAAAATTAAACTATAAGATGGTTCAAAAACAGGACATATTGTCAGGTGTTTTTAAAAACAAAGTGTTTGGAACAATGATACATAATTTTTTAGATAATGAAACGGTTATTAACAATATTAAAAACAGTTTAAAAATAACTGATGAAGAAATGAATGAAATTTTTAAAAAAAACAAAGTTCTAAAGGAAAAATTAAAAAGTAATTCAAAAATATCAAAAAATTTTGAAAGTATTCAAAATAATTCAAAAAAAGGTTTGATTTTACTTGCAACGGGCTCTGAAAGTGGAAAAACATTTCTTTCAACAAGTATCGTTTCTAAAGTAAAAGGTAAAACTTTTGTTTCAAAAATAGGGCCAGATGTTCGTGATATTGTCCCTTCATTATATTTACTTCGAGAACCAATGTTAAAATATAGTAGCATTAAAATTTCAGACAGAGGATGGTGCCCACCTGAAGAATTTTTAAAATTTGTAAGAACTTCAGATTACGATAATTATATAATTGAAGGCGTTATGGGCGCATTTACCGGTGCATTGAATAAAAAAAACTATAGTGGTGCAGAAATTTCAAGTTTACTTGGCTTTCCAGTGTACATTGTTTCATCGTGTAGTAAAAGTGGTATTGAAGGTGCATTTGTTGAATCAATTGCATACTATTCCCTATTAAAAGATATGGGCGTTAATATTTCAGGCGTTATCCTAAATAAGGTATATAATATGGATTTATTTGAAAAAATTGAGAAAATTTCATCAACTTTAGGTATAAAAGTAATACCGGTTAGAAAATCAGTTTTAAATGCAGATAAAAGAGGGTTAATACCCGAAGTTGAAATTGACTATGAAGAATTTTCTAATGTAGTAATGGGCCTTGAATTTGATATAGATATTCCAGATCTAAATATTAATTGTGAAAATATTAAAAACCATGAAAATGAAAATTTTGAAGAGTATTTAAAAGCATGGGTTAAAAAAATTGAAGGAATTTAA
- a CDS encoding ATP-binding protein: MEDKRIQNIRPKLTECLKTLNFQDIISEKKKIAINLDNIYQNGLIEFMEYLEEDPISGLDLLKDCYCDAYYAMKNEKPDIVITVKNLPEKFNKSEKNKLMTIEDIKSSTLGKLIEFEGIVVVATKIKSALKKASYICTSCGEKKNTDIENPFEMSFEPVCPKCAQNMMIIEEESKYIDFQEIKVQEPLDIMDDPEEPPKYISVFLEHSPGIFCGRVKVTGIPIKSQKNKKIPIYDIYIKGIHCDVIEDKIEANLTVEDIKKIEKVGRRVNVVDILSERLIPEIKGYEVVKKAIFLQQIKGVKKGNKRADSHILLITDPGIGKSVMLRKIAEIPGNLYGSVTTASGVGLTAAVVREKTEIGDDTWVIKPGLLVKANKGTACIDELTVNKDLQSFVLEAMESQTIHISKGGINAKLPSECAIIAACNPRWGRFDPNVSIPEQINIPAPMLSRFDLIFPIKDEADRLKDKDIAKHIINVHRAYLNKEISENMKLDHIIIDDVLIDRDFVIKYITYAKQKSPIISKEAEELLTEFYLNMRKGSVQITARQLEAAIRVAEAHAKAKLKEVVEEEDASEAINIITESLKEIAYDPETGQFDVDKISGVSRKDRNIMMNVYDIIKSFAENSETGLALKEDILESGKSKGVSEENMLSSIKKLIKNGDIDEPKTGKYRII, encoded by the coding sequence ATGGAAGATAAAAGGATACAGAATATTCGACCAAAACTTACAGAATGTTTAAAAACATTGAATTTTCAAGATATTATCTCGGAAAAAAAGAAAATAGCTATAAATTTAGATAATATCTACCAGAATGGACTTATAGAATTTATGGAGTATTTAGAGGAAGATCCAATATCTGGTTTGGATTTACTTAAAGATTGTTATTGTGATGCATATTATGCAATGAAAAATGAAAAACCAGATATAGTAATTACTGTTAAAAACCTACCTGAAAAATTTAACAAATCAGAAAAAAATAAATTGATGACTATTGAAGACATTAAAAGCAGTACACTTGGTAAACTAATCGAATTTGAAGGAATTGTAGTTGTTGCAACAAAAATAAAATCTGCATTGAAAAAAGCATCATACATATGTACTTCCTGTGGTGAAAAAAAGAATACTGACATTGAAAACCCTTTTGAAATGTCTTTTGAGCCAGTATGTCCAAAATGTGCCCAAAATATGATGATTATTGAAGAAGAATCCAAATACATTGATTTTCAAGAAATAAAGGTTCAAGAGCCATTAGATATTATGGATGATCCTGAAGAACCGCCAAAGTATATTTCAGTATTTTTAGAACATAGTCCGGGCATATTCTGTGGGCGTGTTAAAGTTACAGGAATTCCAATAAAAAGTCAGAAAAACAAAAAAATTCCTATTTACGATATATATATCAAAGGAATTCATTGCGATGTAATTGAAGACAAAATAGAAGCTAATTTAACAGTTGAGGATATTAAAAAAATAGAAAAAGTTGGAAGAAGAGTAAATGTTGTAGATATACTTTCAGAAAGGTTGATTCCAGAAATTAAAGGTTATGAAGTTGTTAAAAAGGCAATTTTTTTACAACAGATTAAAGGAGTAAAAAAAGGAAATAAAAGAGCAGATAGTCATATATTATTAATTACTGACCCCGGTATTGGAAAATCAGTTATGCTTAGGAAAATTGCGGAAATTCCTGGAAATTTATATGGTTCTGTTACTACTGCATCAGGTGTTGGTTTAACTGCCGCGGTTGTCCGTGAAAAGACTGAAATAGGTGATGATACGTGGGTAATAAAACCAGGACTTTTAGTAAAAGCAAATAAAGGAACCGCATGTATTGATGAACTTACTGTAAATAAAGACCTTCAAAGTTTCGTTTTAGAGGCTATGGAGTCACAAACAATTCATATAAGTAAGGGGGGTATTAATGCAAAATTACCTTCAGAATGTGCAATTATTGCAGCATGTAATCCCCGATGGGGAAGATTTGACCCTAATGTATCTATTCCTGAACAAATAAACATTCCTGCACCCATGTTAAGTAGATTTGACTTGATATTTCCAATAAAAGATGAAGCAGACCGTTTAAAAGATAAAGATATTGCAAAACATATTATAAATGTACATAGGGCGTATTTAAATAAAGAAATATCTGAAAACATGAAATTAGACCACATTATTATAGATGACGTTTTAATAGATAGGGACTTTGTTATAAAATATATAACATATGCAAAGCAGAAATCACCGATAATTTCAAAAGAAGCTGAAGAACTACTTACAGAATTTTACTTAAATATGCGTAAAGGCTCAGTACAAATTACTGCAAGACAGTTGGAAGCTGCTATTCGTGTTGCAGAAGCCCATGCAAAAGCAAAATTAAAAGAGGTTGTCGAAGAAGAAGATGCTAGTGAAGCAATAAATATTATTACTGAATCATTGAAAGAAATTGCTTATGACCCGGAAACTGGACAATTTGATGTTGATAAAATTTCAGGTGTTTCTAGAAAAGATAGAAATATCATGATGAATGTATATGATATAATAAAGTCATTTGCGGAAAATTCTGAAACCGGCCTTGCATTGAAAGAGGATATATTAGAATCTGGAAAATCTAAAGGGGTTAGTGAAGAAAATATGCTTAGTTCGATAAAAAAATTAATTAAAAATGGGGACATTGACGAGCCTAAAACTGGAAAATACAGGATTATTTAA
- a CDS encoding AAA family ATPase gives MLDPIEFIHNASSISKKSMNRLKLKTNPFSEKPIRGNTKFFVGRTSELSEIADILGAAQYGSVANAAIVGTKGIGKSSILNILYYASKRHNHWVVELEASQITARQFLIQLMHGIIKDNLFSVDGTLSSNYMKHSQKIIEIYRRLSNYSDKTPVHYPREKIERDLRYLLNEVKEEGKLCVILIDEADQFAKRSCLGLLQFFHSFLYEDDILTFLAGPPTMVEDLTKISPAIRDRIPKIINMPPLSKDEAYDLIKRRLEDSQVSGAKGYEPFTKASVERIIEECDGIPRRIIMTCSEAVSIAIKTGNLDIGEDTVRSAMKNLGISVGHQILNHLTPAQSKIIKAMAELGGSSTVTELSGILNNSTGTIGTHLSDIFEMGYIYKERDGYNVYYTLSKELKDVLISKNTNF, from the coding sequence ATGTTGGATCCGATTGAATTTATACATAATGCGTCATCGATATCGAAAAAATCAATGAATAGATTAAAATTAAAAACAAACCCCTTTTCAGAAAAACCAATACGTGGAAATACTAAGTTTTTTGTTGGTAGAACTTCAGAACTTTCAGAAATTGCAGATATTTTAGGTGCTGCACAATATGGAAGTGTTGCAAATGCTGCAATAGTCGGTACAAAAGGAATTGGGAAAAGTTCAATTTTGAACATACTTTATTATGCTTCAAAAAGGCATAATCACTGGGTTGTTGAACTTGAAGCATCTCAAATTACTGCAAGACAGTTTTTAATCCAGCTTATGCATGGAATAATTAAAGATAATCTATTTTCAGTTGATGGAACCCTTTCCTCAAATTATATGAAGCATTCGCAAAAAATAATTGAAATATACCGGAGACTGAGTAATTACAGTGATAAAACACCAGTACACTATCCAAGGGAAAAAATTGAACGTGATTTAAGATATTTATTAAATGAAGTTAAGGAGGAAGGAAAATTGTGCGTTATATTGATTGATGAAGCAGACCAATTTGCAAAAAGAAGCTGTCTTGGTCTTTTACAGTTTTTCCACTCGTTTCTATATGAGGATGATATTTTAACGTTTTTAGCAGGCCCTCCAACAATGGTCGAAGATTTAACAAAAATATCTCCTGCAATACGTGATAGAATTCCAAAAATAATAAATATGCCTCCACTTTCAAAGGATGAAGCATATGATCTTATAAAACGAAGGCTTGAAGATTCTCAAGTAAGTGGTGCTAAAGGCTATGAGCCGTTTACTAAAGCAAGTGTTGAGCGAATTATAGAGGAATGCGATGGAATTCCAAGAAGAATTATAATGACATGTTCAGAAGCTGTTTCAATTGCAATTAAAACCGGCAATCTTGATATTGGGGAAGACACTGTAAGATCAGCAATGAAAAATTTAGGTATAAGTGTAGGGCACCAGATATTAAATCATTTAACTCCTGCTCAATCGAAAATAATAAAGGCAATGGCAGAACTTGGTGGTAGTTCAACAGTAACTGAACTTTCAGGGATACTCAATAACTCTACAGGAACGATTGGAACTCATCTTTCAGACATCTTTGAAATGGGGTATATTTATAAAGAAAGAGATGGATATAATGTATACTACACTTTATCAAAGGAATTAAAAGACGTTTTAATAAGTAAAAATACTAATTTTTAA
- a CDS encoding winged helix-turn-helix domain-containing protein: MDKLFKKLVKNKVRISILDYLLKKSSGCPEEISSELKISKGMPSQFLKECVALNIVKRERIGHKVYYSISTEYYLKIHSIVSLEKKKINQDKKKDIIIPQKKDAQTLLMLEDKKVSYNFKKIDNGFGGSTYILNSDNGDSFEVFKNKEGIWWCVSCQKQDCSHVKYIRKNTIKV; this comes from the coding sequence ATGGACAAGCTATTTAAAAAATTAGTAAAAAATAAAGTTAGAATATCTATATTGGACTACCTCCTAAAAAAAAGTTCAGGGTGTCCTGAAGAAATATCTAGTGAGTTAAAAATATCAAAAGGAATGCCTTCACAGTTTTTAAAAGAATGTGTAGCGTTAAATATTGTAAAAAGAGAAAGAATTGGACATAAAGTTTATTATTCGATAAGTACAGAATATTATCTAAAAATACATAGTATTGTTTCACTTGAAAAAAAGAAAATAAACCAAGATAAGAAGAAAGATATTATAATTCCTCAAAAAAAAGATGCTCAAACATTATTAATGCTTGAAGATAAAAAGGTAAGCTATAATTTTAAAAAGATAGACAATGGATTTGGAGGATCTACATATATATTAAATAGTGATAACGGGGACTCTTTTGAAGTATTTAAAAATAAAGAAGGAATTTGGTGGTGCGTATCTTGTCAAAAACAAGATTGTAGCCATGTGAAATACATTAGAAAAAACACTATAAAAGTATAA